Genomic window (Brachyspira hampsonii):
TCCTAATAAATATATGCGTGAAAAATATGAAGAATGCTTAAAAATTAGAGAGCTTACAAAAGAATATGATGCTTTATTTATAATAGATGATTATGCTGATTTGGCTATTGCTGTTGATGCTGACGGAGTACATATAGGTCAAAAAGACATGCCTATTGAAGTTGTGAGAAAAATTGTAGGATTTGATAAGATTATAGGACTTTCTACTACTAATGAAAAACAGGCTAAAGAGGCAGTTAATACTTCTGCTGATTATATAGGAATAGGTCCTATTTTTTCAACCAATACAAAACCTGATGCTAATGAAGCTACAGGCATTGATTATCTCGATTATGTAGTTAATAATTTGGATATTCCTTTCGTATGTATAGGCGGTATAAAATTAAATAATATGGATATGCTTATAGAACATAAAGCTATGAGCTTATGCATGCTTACTGAGATAGTATCTTCTGAGGATATAAAAGCTAAATGCGAACTTCTAATAAAAAAAGTGAAAAAATTATAAAGACTTTTATTTATACTATAATAATAATATTTGTTTTGATTTTTATTATAAAAACTTCTAAACTTAAAGAAAGCAAAGATCTAATTATAGACTCTAAATCGATAATAAGCATGATAGAAAATAATAAAACTTCTATTATTTATGATTATATAAAAAACAGGGATAGAGTTTATGTATTGTATGATGAAAATGATGAAGATAAAAAATATATAAGCAAATATTTTCCAAGTATAAAATTTATTGGTAAGTTTAAACTAATTTTTTATAGTTTATTTTTTAAGAATAATATTATTGTTTATGTTAGTGATGATAAGCTAATTGATAAATTTAGATTTTTTAAAATTCATTATATACATGTGGTTTTGGATATTAATGATATAAATAGCGAAGAATATTTAACTCTAAAAGATAGTAATAATATAAAACTCTTTCTCTCTATCACAAATAAAGACTTTAGAGAAATAGATACTAATAATATTAATCCAAAGTATTTAGTTTCTTTGGACAAGTATTTTATAAAAGTATCAGACGGAGATACTATAAGATATAAAGATAATTATTATAGATTTATAGGAGTTGATGCCCCAGAATTAAAGCAGAATTATGGAAGCAATGTTAAAGCATATATTGAAAAGAAAATTAATAATGCTTCAAATGTTAGTATGCTCGTAGGCTCTTATGATTCTTTTGATCGTATATTATGTCATTTGTTTATAGATGAAGTACCATTAGCATATTATATGATTAAAGATAAGCAGGCAAAAGAAACTATAATGAAATACGGAGATAACGGCTTTGTAAATATAGCAAGCAATATAGTTTATTTATCAAAGTTTCAAGGCAGGCGTCCATTTACAGATCCTGCTAGATTTAGAGCTGAAAATAGATAATTATTTGAAATATTTTAGTATATGGCTAAATAACTATATTTTATTTTTAATATATTAGTATTTTATATAACAATCTTTTAAAATATTTAAAATTCAAAAAATCATTTTTAAGAAAATTTAATTGTTTTTAGTATACATTGTATATATTTATATCTTTATCATTCTCAATAAAAATATTTTCTCCCAAAGGATAAACAGTAAATGAACATGATTTTTCACCTTTATTAATGAATATTTCTAAAACAGATACATCAGCTATTATTCTAATATCAGATGATAAATCTATTTTTATCTCTATTTTTTCAGCTCCTGATATTCCTTCAAATTTTACATCTTTTCTATCTATGGTTAATATAGTGTTATTCTTATCATAATTTAAATAAAGTCCTTTTTTACTGCTGTCAGCAAATAATGTCATATTAAAATTATCTTTTATTTTAAACTCAATATCATAAAGATTTTTAGTATTTTTTAAATCTTTTAATCTTCCTTTTCTTTTGCTGTTAAATTCTTCTATAGGATAAGTTTTAAATATTCCATTTTCCATAAAGCATTCTCTAGGTATAGTCATCATTCCGCAGAAATTATTATTATCAAAAGGCTTTGACATTCTTATCCAGCCTATCATAATTCTTCTCTCTCTTTGTTTTTTTTCATCATAATAATTAAAAGTTTGCGGTGCATACATTTCAAATGCTTCGTCCAGTAATCCGCTAGCTGTTATATTAAAATTAAAATTACTAAAATCCATTTGTCCCATCAAATACATTGCAATATTAGGATATTCTTTACTTCCAGCACCCATAGGCGAGAAGATTAAAACATCATTTTTATTTAAGTCAAAAAAATCAGGACATTCCCATCCCCAGCCGAATTTATCACTAGTCCATTTTCCTTCAAATTCCCATTTATTAATATCCTCACTTTTATAAAATAAAATACTTCCGTTTTTATAATCTTCACTATTTCCAATAACCATTCTATAAAAACCTTCTTTAGTCTTAAAAACTTTAGGATCTCTCATTTGATTATTATCAGCAGAGGTTATTAAAGGAGGAAGTATTTTTTTAAATGAATATCCGCCATCTTCTGAAACAGCATGTATTTGAGAAGGAGTAAATCCGTTAGGGTCTTCCTGAATAGGAATATTATATTCATTATATTTTATTTTATGATATTGAACTCCTGTATAAAATATATGAAGCTTACCATCTTTTTCTATTGCACTTCCGGAGAAACATCCGTCCTTATCATATTCATTATCATATTTTAATGCTATATCTTCATACTTCCAATTTAACATATCCTTACTTGTAGCATGTCCCCAATGTATAGCACCCCAGCAAGGAGCAAAAGGATTATATTGATAATATAAATGAAATGAGCCGTTATAATAGCATAGCCCGTTAGGATCATTAAGCCAGTTTGACTCTGGTGTGAAATGGTATTTTGGTCTTAGGTCTGCATTAAAATTTTTTTTATTAAACATTTTATTATTATAAATTAAAATACCGGTTACAATTATTGCCAATACTATAAAAATAACTGATATTATTTTTTTGCTGATTGATTTCATATTATATCCTATTTATTTTATTTGTTTTTAAGGTCTATTAATAATTTGTTAATAGAAAATTAATTTTAGTTATTAGAGAATTATTAAAAAGAATTATTTTTTAATTATATTTAAATTATATTATATATAATAAACTCCTAAAGAATATTTGATGACACTATTGTATATGATAATATAGTATATAATAATGCTATGAATGTCAACAATAATATTTTTATTTTAAAAACTTTTAAGTTTGTAAGAATTTGTATTTTTTGTTTTAATTATTTTTTTATTATTTTATAGTTATTCATTATATTTTAAATCATAGAAATACATCTAATATAATTCTTTATACACATGATAAATTTTAAAAAATTTTGTTGTTAATACAGAATAACAGTTAAAGCCAAAATATAAAAAATCATTTATAAATAACAAATAGAACCCCAAAATTTAAAGAGTGGGAGTGAAAATAAGTATAAAATTATACTTTGACATTATAAAGTATTTCATTATATATATATTATGGAAAAGAAATCAAATACTAAACAAATAAAATACTTTAATCCTTTGAATGATTATTTTATAAAATATCTATTTACTGATAAAGGCAGCAGTGAGTCTATACTTTTAGACTTTATTAATTAAATAATAATTAATGTTAATAATGAAAACTTTTTGTTCTGTATAGATATTTACACCTTCTCGAAGGCGGCACGCAAACTAGACAATATAATTTATAAAGGATTTGATATAATAAAAAAGAGCCTAACTTAGAAAAGTTAAGCTCTTTTAGTATTGGAGTATTATGCTATCAAGTTGAATTTTTTCAAATCTTCATCAACATTTCCTATTCCAGAGATTCCGAATTTTGAAACTAATATATTAACTACATTAGGTGATAAGAATCCAGGAACTGTAGGTCCAAGATGAATATTTTTTACACCTAAATATAGAAGAGAAAGTAAAACTATAACAGCTTTCTGTTCATACCAAGCTATATTATAAACTATAGGCAAGTCATTAA
Coding sequences:
- a CDS encoding glycoside hydrolase family 32 protein; the encoded protein is MKSISKKIISVIFIVLAIIVTGILIYNNKMFNKKNFNADLRPKYHFTPESNWLNDPNGLCYYNGSFHLYYQYNPFAPCWGAIHWGHATSKDMLNWKYEDIALKYDNEYDKDGCFSGSAIEKDGKLHIFYTGVQYHKIKYNEYNIPIQEDPNGFTPSQIHAVSEDGGYSFKKILPPLITSADNNQMRDPKVFKTKEGFYRMVIGNSEDYKNGSILFYKSEDINKWEFEGKWTSDKFGWGWECPDFFDLNKNDVLIFSPMGAGSKEYPNIAMYLMGQMDFSNFNFNITASGLLDEAFEMYAPQTFNYYDEKKQRERRIMIGWIRMSKPFDNNNFCGMMTIPRECFMENGIFKTYPIEEFNSKRKGRLKDLKNTKNLYDIEFKIKDNFNMTLFADSSKKGLYLNYDKNNTILTIDRKDVKFEGISGAEKIEIKIDLSSDIRIIADVSVLEIFINKGEKSCSFTVYPLGENIFIENDKDINIYNVY
- the thiE gene encoding thiamine phosphate synthase, with amino-acid sequence MKDIKKLTDIKKRREILKDRYFKDSIYCVTAEDFSNGRNNVEVVKSMLEAGIKIIQYREKDNPNKYMREKYEECLKIRELTKEYDALFIIDDYADLAIAVDADGVHIGQKDMPIEVVRKIVGFDKIIGLSTTNEKQAKEAVNTSADYIGIGPIFSTNTKPDANEATGIDYLDYVVNNLDIPFVCIGGIKLNNMDMLIEHKAMSLCMLTEIVSSEDIKAKCELLIKKVKKL
- a CDS encoding thermonuclease family protein, whose protein sequence is MRTSNKKSEKIIKTFIYTIIIIFVLIFIIKTSKLKESKDLIIDSKSIISMIENNKTSIIYDYIKNRDRVYVLYDENDEDKKYISKYFPSIKFIGKFKLIFYSLFFKNNIIVYVSDDKLIDKFRFFKIHYIHVVLDINDINSEEYLTLKDSNNIKLFLSITNKDFREIDTNNINPKYLVSLDKYFIKVSDGDTIRYKDNYYRFIGVDAPELKQNYGSNVKAYIEKKINNASNVSMLVGSYDSFDRILCHLFIDEVPLAYYMIKDKQAKETIMKYGDNGFVNIASNIVYLSKFQGRRPFTDPARFRAENR